Below is a genomic region from Polyodon spathula isolate WHYD16114869_AA chromosome 26, ASM1765450v1, whole genome shotgun sequence.
TCGGAGTCAAACAGACTCTGGGACTTCTTATCCAGACGGAACTTGTCCAAGATCTTGATGGCAACCTTTTCTGGGGTGAAAAGGAAGGCGAGTCAGTGTATACATTCCTCATTGAATCAAGCAGAAAACTACGCTGCCTGCAGATTACCTACAGCTACGGGCAAACGttatgcatcaccctatagaatcagCTAATTTCACTTCATAAaggcgaatgaaacctgctgcataatgttacgttaacatattgaattacacgctGCTTTGTAGTTCTCCATCTACCTAACGAAACActgacaactgaaaaatgtgacatttcgaaatctaacatgaaatcctaaaattctaggtgatgcaaaactttttctTAAGATtattttagacacacacacacacacacacacacacacacacacataccctttGTCAGCACGTGAATTCCCAGTTTGACCTGAGAGAAGTTTCCGGAGCCGATTTCTCCACGGACCTGATAGAATCCCATTCGCCGGCCCAGCGTGATCTCCTCCACCACCTTCTCGTTGTGCACCATGTCAGAGGTCACCTTCTCGAAGGCGGTGAGCTTCACCtgcggctcctccccctccttATCCTGGTCCTTCCTGTCCTTGTGCTCCATCTCTTTCCTGCTTTGCTGCTCCTCCGTTTTCTTGCCTTGAGGAGACGGATCTTTGTTTCTCATCCAAACCCCTTTGGAGTCTTTGGTACCTGTCATCAGAGAACATTGTTACTTCTGGGGATCAcagaagcaaacctttaaaataacAGAACTGGTTAACATTTGGTGGAGTCTTTTTATGTCATTGAGACTTTGACTCTAGCTCAGCTGACGAGGAATATGAGTTTCACCCAATTTACATGTCACAAAACCATTTCAGCTCACTTGACATTGACAGTGTCcccttggttaaaaaaaaatgtacacttaaATACTGACGGAACATACCACACCgtcaaaaaacaatatttgaatCAAAAAATATGTACAGGCTTACTTACAGAGTGTTTTTCTCCTCATCTGTTTCTGCATTCTGACCAGGGCAGTGTCGCTGAAAACCATTGCCTTCACTGTCTCCCCCTGAGctgaagcaaaacagaaataaatatctTCTAGTTTTAcaatcttctttaaaaaaaaaaaaagttctgatatATTTGAAGACTAACAGACTTCTTCTGTTCCGCGGCCTGAAGGAAAAATAACCTTCCACTTGCACAATCAATGGCTCTTTGAATAGTTTGTAAAGACTACTACAAAACAGATAATCGTGCTACAAAACAGATAGCTGCATATAGGGCTGAACCTCAAGTCCCAGTGGTGTCTGGAGCAGCAGTGTTGTAATGACAGGCTCAGGAATCACACCTGTACTTGTCAGGTGTCTTATCAAGTGATTTTATGCTTGTCTACCAGGAGTCCATGTAATCCCTTGAGCAGAGAGATGCACCATTCCCTGGCTATGTCATATTTGTCAGACACTGATGATGAGTCAAGGAGGTCAGATGACTTTTTGCAAGTTCAACATTTTTGGAGGTGATTGGTTTATCCTAACACAAATAAGTGTTAACGTCTTAGGCTTGCTGATATTGAAGTAAGAAATGCTACATTGTATCCCAGCGCTGCAATGCACTTAGCGGATTTAGGGTTACTTGGCACTGCACTTGTTATCCAGACTTGCCAGTCAACCATGTCCAGTGTTCTGTCCAGACCAAACCCACATAGTCTGCAGATGCAGTCTCTATATACAACATAATAGGCTTTATTTGCCTCTGTGCTGGAAAGTCAGGTTAAGAATTTTTACTGTTATCACGCTAAAGAAGGGCTTTGGTCCAAAATTTTCAACGGAGTTTAATAAAATGGACAGTTGTTTGACACTCTGATGGATGAAGATGTATTGAGGCAATTCAATAATCTAACTGCAATTAGgtctaataaaataattgaacactGCCTGCTATCTGTGGGCCTTTCATTTCAGCTGAGATCTAGGACTGAACAATCGGGTAGCCCTGCTGTATGTATACAGTGTGATACAGGGCGACACTAAGCCTGTGTTCTGATGCATATCCCCCAAGTCAATCCTATTAGCAGCAGTGTACAGTTATTAATATCTTTTAGCTAAGGATTACAGTCCCTAAGACAGCAGCCAGATCCGGGGGGGCACAGTCCACTCTTTCTAATGAATGTATGTTGAGCGTGGTCATTTGTAACACAAGGAATGATGTGGAAAGTATGAATCACGTTGCTGCTGCGATCAATGTAAATGCTTCTGGAAAGAACTGCACACGAGATTTAATTCAGTGCAAGCGCAGTGTGATCGAGCTCAGTGCTGGCGAGGTCAGTCAGTCACGTGTATCTCATGGTCAACGTGAGTAATTGTAATGGATTAATAATATACCGTGCTTAATGCTACAGTTAAACCTGTGGCAACGTCACAGCCACCTGGACTTTAAAAATAGGACAAAGACCGTTTCttatttatttgcaaataaaTCAATGAAGTGTCTGCACAAGACTTCTGCTTTAATTAGGCGGACATGCTCCATTGTGACCCGTTAATGCAGGTTTCATACtagttttaaaattgtataaaatacaatttttttttaaaggtgtttgttGTTTCTCGCAATATAATGCAACTTCAGTAGTACCACTGCGCGAACTCATCATGCAGGAGTTTTGCAGTCTGGCGGGAGATGATAACTTGCGCGCCTTCCTGCAAGCAAGTTTCAAAGAATTTATGACGTAATTGTGTGAATGACAACTGGGGGTGCGTAGTTTACGTGGTAACAACCCATTGCGATTATTTTTGTGTGCTGACTGCCTGTGCAAAAGGATGGCGGCGGTTGTAGCAGCTCCTGCAGTCCCGGCCGAGTCAGAGTTGGACCGGCCCGGGACAGAAGACGACCCCAGAGAAGCGGTGTCGGAAGAGGAAGGTTGCCCGCAGCAACAGGCCGGGGCTCCGAGCTCGGCTTCCCACAACCGCCTGGCGAAGCTGCCTCTGGCTCGGATAAAGACCCTGATGAAGGCCGACCCAGATGTGACCCTGGCGAGTCAGGATTCAGTGTTTGCCATTGCTAAAGCTACAGTAAGCGGTCCCTCATCTGAAACCACAGTAACGTGATATTTCAGGtcgcaaaaaatgtatttttttttgttgccggAGCGCACTGTAATATTGATAAACCAAAAGCGAACGTTTATGTAACTCTGTCATCAAAAGCTTACCAACAAAAGCACTACTGTACCTTCTGCAGTTACTTCTTGTGCCCAAAATACAgtgtttttactgttatttattaacacagcacgttttgttttttataatagtGTCGCTGCACAGTATTTGGGATGGGAGAAGCCAGCAGGCCGCCTGAATTATTTGTTCAAatcaatgcatttactgtatgcTTGTTTGCTAGTTGGTTGTTCTGACGGATTTGTTTGGCGTCTATTCAGTTTATTGAAGACATTTCATACCTCACATTTTATTGCAAGTCTTATCATTCTGGTGTAGTAGAAGGATGGGAACAAGTCACCTACTGCCTAgtagtttgacccattcctgtttttacttttgagttcaataagacacacctgagcttgttacctatatgctGTTTCTCATCAGACTTccagtaaagcctggaatggatgaaactgctatgcaataggattcattcatgtgtgtgtgtgtgtgtatgtatatatatatatatatatatatatatatatatatatatatatatatacagagagagagagagagagagactttttttgTACTCCATTTTGACTGGAGAACCCTATTCATCTATCCTTTTACCACAATGTTGATTCTCTTCCACTGTAACAGGTATTGAGATCCTGTTGAATTTGTGTGCTTTACTGGTTAATATGGAAGAAATAAGGGACTTGAAAATGTTCTATATGAAAATTCTTAGGCTAGGTTAGTTACCCCTTAAAGATACCAACATTAGCAAGGCAGAGCTGGAATAAAAGTAGTGCATCTCTAGTGATGCTTGCCCCAGTTCCTAACAGTAaaactgttcttttatttttgctAACGTTTTACAGGAGCTGTTTGTTGAAATGATAGCCAAGGATGCTCTTGTTTATGCTCAGCAAGGCAAGAGGAAGACCCTGCAAAGGAAAGATCTAGGTAACCTTGGTTTCAATTTGTGTGATgcaaataaacatgctttattttaatttattaaaggaATTAACTTTTCCTTGttacattttgctgttttttgttgttctgttCCAGATAATGCAATCGATGCTATTGATGAGTTTGCCTTTCTTGAAGGTAAGAGTTTCTTTGAaaagttgagttttttttttgtttttttttttttaaattgcattctcagggatggaaatgagatgccttttgcatagcagtttcacccgtttTCAGGTTTTACCacaggcttgattagccacaatctATAGGGATAAGATCATGTGTCCGTTTTACTCGTTGTGAAACCAGGGAATGGATCAATTCCATCCCTAGATTCTTAATGTAACCCTTATTGAACAACAtcagttgttttagttttttttaattttaaacccaTTATTGCATGGGATGGGTGATGCTAATTGGAACGTGGACTTCGTTGCAAATCAGAGGAGTGGAGTGAAAAGACATTAATCCATGATCGGGTGAAGGCACTCCCATGCAAAATATGAGAATTGGAAAATAGTCTTTATTTGTGGCAAATTGTTTAACTACAACTTTTAATATTgggtgttgtgtttttattttatttaaggcaCTTTGGACTGAAGTGTGGAGACAGATTCACAAAGAATGCAACTTTACACCAAAGGAACCGTGGAACACATCTGCAAGTAGTTCCTTTTTATAGCTTTGTACAAAGGTTTTCtatgtaaaatgctttgttttgtgtgtgtatatatcccTAAGTGATTGTTTTATAAACTTATGATTTATAAAGCACTTTCCAGGTAGCAAACTAGTCGTCGGCCAGTATTGCTCTTGTTCAGTTTCTCACCATAGTGGTTAGTTTGCAGCATGAGGAAATCCTTCATTCACCTTCCCTACTCAGCCCATAAAAACTTATTTTGCAAAGTGCCTTCACTGCTACCACATCAATATGACCGTTCCTCTCAGCTACTGGAATTGTGTAAATGTCCACTTTTGTGTAATAAAacagatattttgttttaaatattgtgacatttgtcattttttagtttcatttaaaagTTCAGAGTAATGCGTAGAATTATTACTGCTCAGGCGTGGTGTGAATAAATGTAGGGGTGTGTATGTAATAACCGACCATATAAACATTTATGTAGTTTAACTaactaaaatgatttgttttatgaACCTTCTCATAATACAGGAGCTGGTGGGATGTtggatcaaaataaatatttaagtcaACAATACAATGCttcattctttatttattgaGTAATTTCTATATTCTAAAGTGTTAGTAAAACATGAATGAATAATTTGCATGCTACAGTTTTTAGTAAGTCCACCCTTTTAAttctttaaattaaacaattattgaTTTTGCACACAAGTACTACAGATAACTCCACACTTCAGAACAACTACAGTTCACAAAATCTCATGTTCTATAGGTTGACAGTGCTTGATAATGAACAGAATTATTCCAGATTAGCAGACTTGTATTTGAATTGACAACTTCTGAACTTTTGTGAACGAATAGATCCATTTAGAGTTCTTAATTAGGAACCACACAGAACTTTGCAAACTCTACTCTTCACAGCTGTTTTGTCACAGTATGTGTGGTTATAGAGTAACATAGTAGTTGGTATTGTTTTCTGGTAGCGTAATGCCTTCATGCTGCATGCCTTTCAAATATTCACTTGTGGCACAGCGTTGGCCCTGCCTCCCTGTGTGTGCATTACTCTTGGCACAGCCTTGAATATAACCGTTAGCAGCCACTGTGATTACTCCTCTTTGTCAGCCACATAGCAATAAAAAGTAGCATCTCCACCATCATTGTAGAGTGTGTTCGGGGAGGGTCCAGTCTTGAAGTTTTCTTTCCCAGTTTCAGTGAGCAGACCAGAGGCGGAAACGTACattgtggtgctgtgctgggAGATCTCCGCGCGCTTGATGGCCTCTGCTCTGAGACTTCTGTCCACAAGAAGCCCTGCTTTTGAAATTAGTCCCGCGTCACGAGACACTTTTGCGGTCTTGCTAGAAACAGAGTCGAGAGAGTCATGGATGAGGGATTTCCCATTTTTTCGGGCAGCAGTCTGTTTCGCCCCTACCGATGCTCTCCCAGCCCGAGTCGCTGCCATTGATGGAGCCGATGGTCAGGGGCCCCTTGCTGAAGCTCACTGGATCTCCCACCACCAGCTAACTGGAACCAGGTGAGGGGCATTGAGGAGTATTGATGAGCGTTGCCTGTTTGTAAAAAGTTTTTCCGAAACAGTTGACGCAGTTACTCACAATTTGGAGTGGAGAATCTGGAAGGCAGGGGTTCCAGTGAGGTTCCCAAAAGCCCCCGGGTCCCACCAGCATTTGAAGGTCTCCTGCCCGGGCAACCTGCAGCCGGTGAAGAAAGGTCTGCCATCACAACCTGAAATGACAGAAGCAGCACCTCTTCAAATACATAACAAGTAAATTGAGTGtctcagaaaaggaaaaaaaaaaactacttctgCTACCCATAGCGGCAAATGGCAACACAGTacataataatagaaaaaatggATGACGTTACATAAAACAGTAATTTGTTTAACTTTAGAGCAGCACTGAGTCATTTTCAGGTGAGAAGCATGCTGTGGTAATTGGGAGCACTCAGAAAATGGGGTTTGTTGAATAGAATCCATTTATATCTGATTGTGGTTGGCAAACCGGCTTTTTAGTGCTTTCGGCTGATTTATGTTACTAGAACTAATTACATTTGCAACTTGGTGTATTAAGGgctattaattatgctattattTGTCTATATActtgtataaacacacacagtaacaacAGTATAGACTGGCCCACTATCTCTCATATGAGGCATGTATAGCTGTTCCAAATGGAGGATCATATTATAAAGCGTTATAATTACTGTAGTTGGTGGATGCAGACAGACTGACCATGCAGCCGCCACCACAATGATCGTCATGGTGCCTATGCTCATTGGTCAGCGAGGCTTTGCTTCTGAAACTTTAATGCTGTTCCTTTCTTGAGAAGCAGGTGAAGCTGAATGCAAACAAAGGGAGAGCAGCGTGGGGCGCAAAGACCTTAATGCTGTGGTCAGGAACTGACTTGTTAATCTTGCGAAAGAAAAGTTTTTACATGTGTCCCGGTGTACTGCTGTCTCATATTGCAGCTAATAAAGGTAATTGCAATAAGGGGGTCTgattttcatgtatttgttattgtttccgggttaataaaacaacaacaatttggAATAGTGTGGCTAAAATCACTTCCCTTTAAGGTGTCGTTGCTTGGTTTAAACGGCGCCACCTGGTGGATGTCAAATGTGAATTTTGGTATAGCCCAGGAAGCATATGTGATTGCTGTCATCCTTGTCTTTCTTTAGAATCCCTTTGGCTCTGACTTTTTAtttcatgtgaaaaaaaagaaataccttaatttcaataaaaaaaagaatatgcagAAAATATCAAATTCTTTTTTGGCACTGAGTGTAATATATCCTTATATGCCCATTCTTACATTCCCTACATTATGAAAATGCTGTAATATTATGAATTAACATACTATATTAACATCTGTATGTACATAATTGTAGCTATAAAATCCAGCATTAAAAAAATTCATAATcttttatatttgaaaacattcccttttgaatattaaacatgtttacaaaCAAGTGCATATGAAAATACATGATGATATATTtagtaataaatatttttaaaaaatagataagcAAAATGCCATTTTAACTATTGCAAGTAAATCATTTTCTTCAATGTGTCTTGAATATACACATCATAAGCAGCATTTAAGTGAATAAAGACTTACCTTAGCTTGTAAAAGGACAGGTCTGCCTCTCCCTCCGGTCTATCCCGATGAGATGTTGGAGCAATTGTGGCAAATAGAGACTCTAGACTATTGCATCTTTCAGCTCACAGCTCAAGGCAAAGGCTCTCCTGTTGCTAAGATGTTACCAgttctctgcctgcctgtctatctcTGTCTCCTGTTATGATGTCACTCTGGTCTACAGCTCTAAGCTCTCAATTTCGAAATGCCTTGTGCTCCGGTGTGCAATTTGCAAACTACTTTCTTGAGCCCCTATAAGCTGTGTAGTACCATTCATGGTGTGTAGTGCTGAGCCTGAACCTGAAAATGTTGGTTGAATATAACTAGAAGgaatatgaagcaaaatgtaatttttccaGTCCAGCCAATTCACCTGCTTTTTGCAAAAGTTATCACTCTTTCCAAAGCatattctgtttaatttgttgaatgctttttttttaatgaagaacaaTGTGCTTTCTTGTCTGCTCTAAACAAATGCTTCTGCTTTCCCCCTCTCCAGAGTCTTTAGCTCTTCATTCCACAATATTCTGCCTCTCTCTTGCCACTCGTATTCTTTGTTAATATTCTTATCTTTAGCTGAACTACAATTTCCCATTCAAATTTGTGTTAAATTGCATTCTCCATTCTGCATGCTATGAATTGCCATTTCACTAAAAACGTATGTTTACTCAGAAGCTGTCAATGTTTCATTATTATGACAGAAACAAACAATGCCACTTTTTTGCCATTGTGGATTCCAGATGAATTGAACTTGAAAGTACAAATTTATATGGAACGACTCAAAAGGTTATTGTTGATTTTTCTTATACTTCACTGCATAAAGACTCCATCATCTAATCTCTTAATATTTCACAATGTCTAAATGTGTAGGTCACATAGTTATGTACCTATCTGATTGCCATGGGTGTATTGTTAGCACCAAAACTATTCCAATTCAAATGTGCTTTACAGTAAATATTGCTAGTGCTTATTGACAGGTTTTTCCATTGCAGTTTCTGTGGGTGGGAAAACTCTGCCCATTTTGCTATAACGCTGAACTCTAGCCAACATCTGAACTATGACAAACAAGTTGTGCCTCATCAAAGCAATGTATAACAGTTTCACTAACCTAACTTTGCCTTGATCTGTCACTTCCCCTAAACGTCAGCCTGGTAAATAAAACCCCCTAGCCAAAATATTCCACATGGTGAAACTGATTCGATGTAAATGTTAAGCATTTCATGCCAATTCCTTTTAATAGCCGGTCGTGATTCAAGTCTGAATTGTTTTCTTAAATGAAAGAAAGGTCAGCTGCAACAGCAATGAAACTGAACATAATgttcttatttccatcctgaCATTTCATACAGCTAAATTGCTCTCCTAATTCGcttatttatttctataacaaGAGTGTGCTTTTAATCACAGTCAAGCGTCTCTGTTTACGAGGCACTGGGGAAGAGGTTTCTGCGGCTTCTTTTTGATTTTTTCCATCCATTCATTGTCACATCATTGAAAACTTGAGGTCCTGATTTTGCTAAATCCATTGAATTCACTTAAACTTCACTGTGTTAATGAATTGTGGAACCATGATTAAACATGATTAAAGTATTAATTCCTGGGCCATTGGAAGGTGAAATTTTGCATTTCTCTAGCCTTGGGAAATCTATGGTGTAGCTTCCTTGGTCATTCTTAATTCCTCTACTGATAAAAACGTGACTTTGACCTCCAGCGCTGGTGGCAATCCAGCAGTGATTTTGTGAAACATTGCACTTTCCCATGTAGCCTGTGTCACCAAACTGTGGTCTGTGGATCTGCAAAGACGTTTTCAATTTGTCGTTTGAAGCTAAAGGTGTTCCAGTGCAGAGAGGCATCCAGTGCTGTGTGCAGTAATCCCAGGGGAAACTCCGCGCTACAGAGGTGAGCTTTGAAATGCAGACAGCAGGGCTGGACTGCACCATCCTAGCACTCATGTAAGCATGTTAAAGAAGTCTTCAGTAAGTATACTACTGTGATGTTTACACTCTTCCCCGTCTAAACCATGGCGATTGGCTGCAGCCAATCAAAGAGATCCGGTCACTGGACCAATACAAGGAAGTTAGGTGCTAATCAGCTTCCAAGCAtactgcaagcaagcatcttatcTGCAATgtggttacagagcttttaacctcatctcactgccaggggtatcacacaacactgccccttaCTTGTGCATCAGGTATAAGGATCCCACCTGCTACATCTCACCCAAAAAGGTGGGGGTGCgtggggtcctaatacctgctgcacaggaagtgtgTTTTTAGTGCTCTTGCTTCACTCCAATCAAGACTTTAGTAAAACGATAAAGGCCTGGAGAATGCTTCAGTGCATGATTATGACCCTTGTGCTCTTCTGTGTCCCATGTCCTGGGACAGTCTGTACAGGAAGCAGGCTGTGAAGTGTGCTGACCCCAGGAACCGCAGAGTGAAGAGGATACTGTGCAAGGAGTCAGGGAGACTatcttctttttattttgctctagtACGTCATGGCTCCTGTCTtttgaaaaccattaaaaaaaatattggcacTGGCTCTGactgctgtatttttgtttagtctaaacaaatgaaaaatgaatataaTTGTTCTGCTGTGTCAAGCTTGTTTTGTTCTCGCATTTTGTCTTTCAAAAAAATTTAAGTTAAAGTTTGTTCTCTTTCAGGCACAGTAGACTAAGGAAGACCAGTGGCAAATCATTACAAGCTCAGCaaaaggcttttgtttgttttttagttctgTACCTCTGCTATGCTGGATGCATGCAAACTATCTAATCATTTTACAGATTTGACTCCACTGTTATAGGCAAGGCCAGAGTATGGCTGGTGCTGCAGTATTTCATTCTGATGAACCTGTTATAATGAGATCGTCTGGGTTTGCGTTGCCTGGCTCTCCACAGCTGAGCATTTCGTCGCAAAGTCAACTGTAATTCATGttggtagttttccatatactgtactaacattatggcttctggtagtagatatcattttgaagtttctttgttacatgatgttaaataaaagatctaaattatgttcatatagtgttttttttaagttgtctcgttcctaaaattctaggtgatgccaaacttttggccagtATATCTCGGAATAGGAACGTCTCCTTATCTTCGGCGCTGCTTGACCCAAAGTTAGACCAAAGCTCATCCTACAGGGGTGGGAACGGGTTTTGAAGCTCAAAGGCGTATGCTTTGATCTGAGCAGCACAATCAATGTGAAAATGGCCGATTGTCAGAAACAGCCACAACAAGAGAGGCTTCAAAGACAACAGGCTTAATCCACAAAAGAAAACTATTGCGGTGTCTGCCGCTAGGATCTTAGCAGGGATATACTCTGATAAATTAGGATTTATTTTGAGATGCAGGACACAGCAACTTCAAATGCAAATCTACTAAGGCACTGTATACATGACCTGATTTCACAACCATAAAatctttggggggaaaaaaacagtgttatctAGTTCTCAAAACTAATCGTACGAAACCATCTATATGTACATCCAGTACATGTGcacattaaaatgtactgtagatACGTTTTATTAAGATTAATTAacataagaaacatctgctaacTTTGTTGAAGCTGCATTCACAAAGATCACAGTGGAAAGTTTAAAACCACC
It encodes:
- the ccl44 gene encoding LOW QUALITY PROTEIN: chemokine (C-C motif) ligand 44 (The sequence of the model RefSeq protein was modified relative to this genomic sequence to represent the inferred CDS: substituted 1 base at 1 genomic stop codon) codes for the protein MVKLIRSKGVPVQRGIQCCVQXSQGKLRATEVSFEMQTAGLDCTILALILYRKQAVKCADPRNRRVKRILCKESGRLSSFYFALVRHGSCLLKTIKKNIGTGSDCCDAKLLASISRNRNVSLSSALLDPKLDQSSSYRGGNGF
- the LOC121300540 gene encoding DNA polymerase epsilon subunit 4-like, producing the protein MAAVVAAPAVPAESELDRPGTEDDPREAVSEEEGCPQQQAGAPSSASHNRLAKLPLARIKTLMKADPDVTLASQDSVFAIAKATELFVEMIAKDALVYAQQGKRKTLQRKDLDNAIDAIDEFAFLEGTLD